A genome region from Arthrobacter sp. SLBN-100 includes the following:
- a CDS encoding DEAD/DEAH box helicase, protein MTTFAALGTPKALADTLTAQGIETPFPIQVKTLPDTLAGRDVLGRGRTGSGKTIAFAIPLVARLAEREAPYFRKPGRPMGLVLAPTRELATQINATIEPLAKAAGLNTTVIYGGISQARQEKALRAGVDIVIACPGRLEDLIRQRILTLEAVEITVLDEADHMADLGFLPVVKKLMDMTPSQGQRLLFSATLDNGVDKIVQRYLSNPLTHSVDDPQAAVTTMEHHVLVVNDQTVKKQLIVELASGAGRRVLFMRTKHHARKLAKTLTDAGIPAVDLHGNLSQNARDRNLAEFSSGEVRVLVATDVAARGVHVDDVELVIHVDPPTEHKAYLHRSGRTARAGSDGTVVTLTLPEQQTDVKKLMKAAGVEVNFERVTASSPIVAELVGDMADKVDPRTRAALLAAKASKQGGGTSTGANAERKRARRQAAPTAGGRGGRGGRGKVGAEPVRTDVPRAERRAATFEGRTEARAAFDRNAEQNEDRAIAAAAARRNTRGRGTASTHRNDVPAAGGRSSAGRGSDGRAESRVTRSDAPRGGTGRPASSGRPASSGGQRSGRPATGQRAAAGAGAGTRTGGQRSAGAGAASSGGNKAVWSSNTGGTSGGSYSAGNGGGSGRPARSGGPRRASAPASNERRGR, encoded by the coding sequence TTGACTACTTTTGCTGCCCTCGGCACGCCCAAGGCCCTTGCCGACACCCTCACCGCCCAGGGAATCGAAACCCCGTTCCCCATCCAGGTGAAGACCCTCCCCGACACACTGGCAGGACGAGACGTCCTGGGCCGTGGCCGCACCGGCTCCGGCAAGACCATCGCGTTCGCCATCCCGCTGGTGGCACGCTTGGCCGAGCGTGAAGCTCCGTACTTCCGCAAGCCCGGCCGCCCCATGGGCCTGGTGCTGGCGCCTACCCGCGAACTGGCCACCCAGATCAACGCCACCATCGAGCCGCTCGCCAAGGCCGCCGGCCTGAACACCACCGTCATCTACGGCGGCATCTCCCAGGCGCGCCAGGAAAAGGCCCTGCGTGCCGGCGTCGACATTGTGATTGCCTGCCCCGGCCGCCTGGAGGATCTGATCCGCCAGCGCATCCTCACCCTCGAAGCCGTGGAAATCACCGTCCTGGACGAGGCCGACCACATGGCCGACCTCGGCTTCCTGCCCGTGGTGAAGAAGCTCATGGACATGACCCCCAGCCAGGGCCAGCGCCTGCTCTTCTCCGCCACCCTGGACAACGGCGTGGACAAGATCGTCCAGCGTTACCTGTCCAACCCGCTCACCCACTCCGTGGATGACCCGCAGGCCGCGGTGACCACCATGGAGCACCACGTCCTGGTGGTCAACGACCAGACCGTCAAGAAGCAGCTGATCGTGGAGCTCGCCTCCGGCGCCGGCCGCCGCGTCCTCTTTATGCGGACCAAGCACCACGCCCGCAAGCTGGCCAAGACCCTCACCGACGCCGGGATCCCCGCCGTGGACCTGCACGGCAACCTCTCGCAGAACGCCCGTGACCGCAACCTGGCCGAGTTCTCCTCCGGTGAGGTCCGCGTCCTGGTGGCCACCGACGTCGCCGCCCGTGGTGTGCACGTGGACGACGTCGAGCTGGTCATCCACGTTGATCCCCCCACCGAGCACAAGGCGTACCTGCACCGGTCAGGCCGTACCGCCCGGGCCGGTTCCGACGGCACCGTGGTCACGCTGACCCTCCCCGAGCAGCAGACCGACGTGAAGAAGCTGATGAAGGCCGCCGGCGTCGAGGTTAACTTCGAGCGCGTGACCGCCAGCTCGCCCATCGTTGCCGAGCTCGTGGGCGACATGGCGGACAAGGTCGACCCGCGGACCCGCGCCGCGCTACTGGCTGCCAAGGCTTCCAAGCAGGGCGGCGGCACCTCCACGGGTGCCAACGCCGAGCGCAAGCGGGCACGCCGCCAGGCTGCACCCACTGCCGGTGGCCGTGGCGGCCGCGGTGGACGCGGCAAGGTTGGGGCGGAGCCCGTCCGCACCGATGTTCCCCGTGCCGAGCGCCGGGCAGCAACCTTCGAAGGCCGCACCGAAGCCCGTGCAGCATTCGACCGCAATGCCGAGCAGAACGAGGACCGCGCGATCGCCGCAGCGGCTGCCCGCCGCAACACCCGTGGCCGCGGCACCGCTTCGACGCACCGCAACGACGTTCCCGCGGCAGGTGGCCGGTCATCGGCCGGCCGCGGTTCAGACGGTCGTGCAGAGTCACGCGTAACCCGCAGCGACGCTCCCCGGGGCGGCACCGGCCGTCCCGCTTCCTCAGGCCGTCCGGCTTCCTCCGGCGGACAGCGCAGCGGACGTCCGGCAACAGGCCAGCGTGCCGCAGCCGGCGCTGGTGCAGGTACCCGGACCGGCGGACAGCGCTCCGCAGGTGCAGGTGCGGCTTCTTCCGGCGGCAACAAGGCCGTCTGGTCCTCCAACACCGGCGGGACCTCCGGCGGATCCTACAGTGCTGGCAACGGCGGCGGTTCCGGCCGTCCCGCCCGCAGCGGCGGCCCGCGCCGTGCCTCGGCTCCGGCGTCGAACGAACGCCGCGGACGCTAA
- a CDS encoding SAM-dependent methyltransferase codes for MTEHAAHPQEHQAAHDGGPGLPGGPGLSGDSGGQGIRDAASLWDERYRSKPQVWSGKPNPQLVREAGGLRPGHALDLGCGEGADAIWLAQHGWTVTAVDVSAVALARAHGHEKAALARESVHAAEGAIASRIQWQQADLEQWQPEDSYDLVTSQFLHSQELAWQGPLRAAAAAVKPGGTLLVVGHHPDRLPPWGGAHPHHNMFYTADELVRELGLDGPEWQLEVQTSRERPVTGPDGQQATIADVVVRASRLP; via the coding sequence ATGACTGAACACGCGGCCCACCCTCAGGAACACCAAGCAGCGCACGACGGCGGCCCCGGCCTTCCGGGCGGCCCCGGCCTTTCGGGCGACAGCGGTGGTCAGGGAATAAGGGACGCGGCGTCCCTGTGGGACGAACGGTACCGCAGCAAGCCTCAGGTCTGGAGTGGCAAGCCGAACCCCCAGCTGGTGCGGGAAGCCGGCGGCCTCCGGCCTGGACATGCCCTCGACCTGGGCTGCGGCGAAGGCGCGGACGCCATCTGGCTGGCGCAGCACGGCTGGACGGTCACCGCAGTCGACGTTTCCGCCGTTGCACTGGCACGGGCGCACGGACACGAGAAGGCAGCCCTGGCGCGGGAAAGCGTCCACGCGGCAGAGGGCGCCATCGCCAGCAGGATCCAGTGGCAGCAGGCCGACCTCGAGCAGTGGCAGCCCGAAGACTCCTACGACCTCGTGACCTCGCAGTTCCTCCACTCCCAGGAGCTGGCCTGGCAGGGACCGCTCCGCGCGGCCGCCGCGGCCGTCAAACCAGGCGGAACCCTGCTGGTGGTGGGCCACCACCCGGACCGGTTGCCGCCGTGGGGAGGAGCGCACCCCCACCACAACATGTTCTACACGGCTGATGAACTGGTCCGGGAGTTGGGACTGGACGGCCCCGAATGGCAGCTCGAAGTGCAGACCAGCCGGGAGCGGCCGGTGACCGGACCGGACGGCCAGCAGGCCACCATCGCGGATGTGGTGGTCCGGGCCAGCCGGCTCCCCTGA
- a CDS encoding MFS transporter gives MRDTTLPPAGTHSGILQRPYLWVTIGASGLVFLAAFESLAVTTIMPVVSRELHGADLYALAFAGPLATGVIGMVAAGNWSDRHGPTVPLYGSVVLFVAGLLIAGTAVSMPLLVAGRLVQGLGGGALTVALYVLVARIYPGLLHPKIFAAFSAAWVVPSLVGPFAAGMVAQVFSWHWVFLGVVGLVIPALVMIVPVLRNMAPAEEQGAASGKPPPPWALGRLAWASLAALAVLGLNLSREVRLPGFAAAPTLLAVAAVVTALVAVRPLVPMGTLAARRGLPSVILVRGLVAAGFFGAEVYLPYLLIEQYTFSPTFAGLTLTGGALAWAGASAVQGRLGTRLSHRGAVRTGSFMVLAAVLLALATAALHWPPVVVIAGWVLAGGGMGLLYPRLSVMTLALSSKENEGFNSSAMSISDSLGGALALAATGIVFAAFTTTTESFAGVFALCAVLAAAAVAVAPRVTSRAAAR, from the coding sequence GTGCGCGACACAACCCTTCCACCGGCAGGCACCCATTCCGGCATCCTGCAGCGGCCGTACCTGTGGGTGACAATCGGCGCGTCCGGGCTGGTGTTCCTGGCCGCGTTCGAATCCCTCGCGGTGACCACCATCATGCCCGTGGTGAGCCGCGAACTGCACGGCGCGGACCTGTACGCCCTGGCCTTCGCAGGCCCGCTGGCCACCGGGGTGATCGGGATGGTTGCAGCCGGGAACTGGTCCGACCGCCACGGCCCCACCGTCCCCCTCTATGGGTCCGTGGTGCTGTTCGTAGCGGGACTGCTGATCGCGGGCACCGCTGTGTCCATGCCGCTGCTGGTGGCGGGCCGGCTGGTGCAGGGGCTGGGCGGCGGTGCCCTGACAGTGGCGCTCTATGTGTTGGTGGCCCGGATCTACCCCGGGCTGCTGCACCCCAAGATCTTCGCCGCGTTCTCCGCGGCCTGGGTGGTCCCGTCCCTGGTGGGGCCGTTTGCCGCCGGCATGGTGGCGCAGGTGTTCAGCTGGCACTGGGTGTTCCTGGGCGTGGTGGGGCTGGTCATTCCAGCCCTTGTGATGATCGTGCCGGTGCTGCGAAACATGGCGCCTGCCGAGGAGCAGGGCGCCGCCTCGGGGAAGCCACCCCCGCCGTGGGCCCTGGGCCGGCTCGCCTGGGCCAGCCTGGCCGCGCTTGCCGTGCTGGGCCTCAACCTCTCGCGGGAGGTCCGGCTCCCGGGCTTCGCCGCCGCGCCGACACTGCTGGCGGTGGCCGCCGTCGTCACTGCCCTGGTGGCCGTGCGGCCGCTGGTGCCGATGGGGACGCTCGCCGCCCGGCGCGGCCTGCCGAGCGTGATCCTGGTGCGCGGACTCGTGGCGGCCGGGTTCTTCGGCGCGGAGGTCTACCTGCCGTATCTGCTGATTGAGCAGTACACCTTTTCGCCCACCTTTGCCGGCCTCACCCTCACCGGCGGAGCGCTTGCGTGGGCGGGAGCCTCGGCAGTCCAAGGCCGGCTCGGCACCCGGTTGTCCCACCGCGGTGCCGTCCGCACCGGCTCATTCATGGTCCTCGCAGCTGTGCTCCTCGCGCTGGCAACCGCCGCGCTGCACTGGCCGCCCGTCGTCGTCATCGCCGGGTGGGTCCTCGCGGGCGGCGGCATGGGCCTGCTTTATCCGCGGCTGAGCGTGATGACGCTGGCGCTTTCGAGCAAGGAGAACGAGGGCTTCAACAGTTCGGCCATGTCCATCTCGGACTCACTGGGCGGTGCGCTGGCGCTGGCCGCCACGGGTATCGTTTTCGCCGCGTTCACGACGACGACCGAATCCTTCGCCGGGGTCTTTGCACTGTGCGCCGTGCTCGCCGCAGCCGCGGTGGCAGTGGCGCCGCGGGTCACCAGCCGGGCGGCTGCCCGGTAG
- a CDS encoding Lrp/AsnC family transcriptional regulator gives MELSEEDLALINALEVAPRISWADAGEILGVHATTLAARWERVRGAGAAWVTAHLMGDPKQMCLALVDVDCDMHRRAEVTESLAAVPEIVTIEEAASNRDLMLTVLTQSLEEFTTAVASRLQDIEGLLKYQTALCTRLHSGGYAWRLNVLDRAQIAALQAKAGPEAAGSSPSDSVTEPLPKSHLALLPFLARDGRATAADIARELGRHPATVQRQLNRVLASRVLSFRCEVAQKFSGYPVTCQWFANVPPGQHEAAAAELRGLRNVRLSASTTGRTNFVIIMWLQSLADVMNAELALQQRIPGIELVESVVMLSTVKRVGWMLNRDSTATGRVIVPAAVAGAG, from the coding sequence ATGGAACTGAGTGAGGAGGACCTCGCCCTCATTAACGCGCTGGAGGTCGCGCCGAGGATCAGCTGGGCGGACGCAGGCGAAATTCTTGGTGTTCACGCCACTACGCTTGCGGCGCGGTGGGAACGGGTCCGCGGTGCAGGAGCGGCGTGGGTGACCGCCCACCTGATGGGCGACCCCAAACAGATGTGCCTGGCACTGGTGGACGTTGACTGCGACATGCACCGCCGCGCCGAGGTGACGGAGTCGCTGGCCGCCGTCCCCGAGATTGTCACCATTGAGGAGGCGGCCAGCAACCGGGACCTGATGCTGACGGTCCTCACCCAGTCCCTCGAGGAGTTCACTACGGCCGTGGCGTCCCGGCTCCAGGACATCGAGGGTCTGCTGAAGTACCAAACCGCCCTGTGCACCAGGCTGCACTCGGGCGGTTACGCCTGGCGCCTGAATGTGCTGGACCGCGCCCAGATCGCGGCCCTGCAGGCGAAGGCGGGTCCCGAAGCGGCGGGGTCGTCGCCTTCGGATTCCGTCACCGAGCCCCTGCCCAAAAGCCACCTGGCCCTGCTTCCCTTCCTTGCCAGGGACGGGCGGGCGACGGCGGCCGACATTGCGCGGGAGTTGGGCCGCCACCCGGCAACGGTGCAGCGCCAGCTGAACCGGGTCCTGGCCAGCAGGGTGCTTTCCTTCCGCTGCGAAGTGGCGCAGAAGTTCTCCGGCTACCCCGTGACCTGCCAGTGGTTCGCCAACGTCCCGCCGGGGCAGCATGAGGCTGCCGCGGCCGAGCTTAGGGGCCTCCGCAACGTCCGGCTCAGTGCCTCCACCACGGGCCGCACCAACTTTGTGATCATCATGTGGCTGCAGTCGCTGGCCGACGTTATGAACGCCGAGCTTGCCCTGCAGCAGCGGATCCCAGGAATCGAACTGGTGGAGAGCGTGGTGATGCTGAGTACGGTCAAGCGGGTGGGGTGGATGCTGAACCGGGACTCGACGGCCACCGGACGCGTCATCGTTCCTGCTGCGGTGGCGGGCGCCGGGTAG
- a CDS encoding M20 metallopeptidase family protein, giving the protein MTIASPAKELQHELTRFRHAMHQEPEIGLDLPRTQEKVLRALDGLPYEITLGKETTSVTAVLRGTGGAAATGEAGQDQPAAPSVLLRADMDGLPVQEKTGVEFTSRVDGAMHACGHDLHTAMLTGAATLLAENRHRLAGDVVLMFQPGEEGFDGASYMIREGVLDAPGRRVDAAYGMHVFSALEPHGTFATKPGVMLSASDGLVVTVLGAGGHGSAPHTAKDPVTAAAEMVTALQVMITRQFNMFDPVVLSVGVLHAGTKRNVIPETARIEATIRTFSEASRQKLMDSIPRLLQGIAAAHGLEVDVDYQQEYPLTITDDDETRTAENIITEMFGDSRLSRWATPLSGSEDFSRVLAEVPGTFIGLSAVPRGADHTVSPFNHSPYATFDDGVLADGAALYAELAMQRLAALSSTRSTS; this is encoded by the coding sequence ATGACCATCGCATCCCCGGCCAAGGAACTGCAGCACGAATTGACCCGGTTCCGCCACGCCATGCACCAGGAGCCCGAAATCGGCCTTGACCTGCCCCGGACACAGGAAAAAGTCCTCCGGGCATTGGACGGGCTGCCTTACGAAATCACCCTCGGCAAGGAGACGACGTCGGTCACGGCAGTGTTGCGCGGCACCGGCGGGGCAGCAGCAACTGGCGAAGCAGGGCAGGATCAGCCGGCGGCGCCATCGGTGCTCCTGCGCGCGGATATGGACGGCCTCCCCGTCCAGGAGAAAACCGGCGTCGAGTTCACCTCCCGCGTGGACGGCGCCATGCACGCCTGCGGCCACGACCTCCACACCGCCATGCTCACCGGCGCCGCCACACTGCTGGCGGAGAACCGGCACCGCCTGGCCGGCGACGTCGTCCTGATGTTCCAGCCCGGAGAGGAAGGGTTCGACGGCGCCAGCTACATGATCCGCGAAGGGGTGCTGGACGCGCCCGGGCGCCGGGTGGACGCGGCGTACGGCATGCATGTGTTCTCCGCCCTCGAACCGCACGGCACCTTCGCTACCAAACCCGGCGTGATGCTCAGCGCGTCCGACGGCCTGGTGGTGACGGTGCTCGGCGCAGGCGGCCACGGCTCCGCCCCGCACACCGCCAAGGATCCGGTAACGGCGGCTGCCGAGATGGTCACCGCGCTGCAGGTGATGATCACCCGCCAGTTCAACATGTTCGATCCCGTGGTCCTGTCCGTCGGCGTCCTCCATGCCGGCACCAAGCGGAACGTCATTCCGGAGACGGCACGGATCGAAGCCACCATCCGGACCTTCTCCGAGGCCTCCCGCCAGAAACTGATGGATTCGATTCCGCGCCTCCTGCAAGGCATCGCGGCAGCACACGGCCTGGAGGTTGACGTCGACTACCAGCAGGAGTACCCCCTCACCATCACTGACGACGATGAAACCCGTACTGCCGAGAACATCATCACCGAAATGTTCGGCGATTCACGGCTCTCCCGCTGGGCAACTCCCCTGAGCGGCTCGGAGGACTTCTCCAGGGTGCTGGCCGAAGTACCCGGCACCTTCATCGGCCTCAGCGCCGTCCCGCGCGGCGCCGACCATACCGTTTCACCCTTCAACCACTCACCGTATGCAACGTTCGACGACGGCGTGCTGGCCGACGGCGCCGCCCTCTACGCCGAACTGGCCATGCAGCGCCTGGCCGCACTTTCGTCCACCCGCAGCACCTCCTGA
- a CDS encoding MFS transporter, which produces MTTTVNPPRSARTALRKTIVGTGIGNAVEWYDWAIYATFTPFIASQLFSKADPASAVLSTLAIFAVGFVARPFGGFLFGWIGDRVGRKTSMTLAVGLASLGSLMIGIAPTFASIGAWASLMLLVARLVQGLAHGGELPSSQTYLSEMAPKEKRGFWATLIYTSGTVGILFGTLLGAVLNMALSTEVMNAWGWRIPFLIGAALGLYALIMRSRLHETEAFESESAGAKRAPIWPQIVRHRKQALQVVGLTVGLTVIYYIWGVVAPSYATTALKIDRGEALWAGVIGNIVFIAALPLWGKLSDKIGRKKVLWAGAIGSAVMHFPMTWLLKDSAWQLAVGMSVMLVFIAASAAIVPAVYAELFPTSIRTVGVGVPYSICVALFGGTAPYLQQWLGTTLHMPDLFNVYAVLLLVVSAAFVFTIPETKGKDLTR; this is translated from the coding sequence ATGACCACTACCGTCAACCCGCCGCGCAGCGCGCGCACGGCACTGCGGAAAACCATCGTCGGCACCGGGATCGGCAATGCCGTCGAATGGTACGACTGGGCGATTTATGCAACCTTCACCCCCTTCATAGCGAGCCAGCTGTTCAGCAAGGCGGACCCGGCGTCGGCCGTTCTGTCCACCCTGGCGATCTTCGCCGTCGGTTTCGTCGCCCGGCCCTTCGGCGGCTTCCTGTTCGGCTGGATCGGCGACCGCGTGGGCCGCAAGACGTCCATGACCCTCGCGGTGGGGCTGGCGTCGCTCGGCAGCCTCATGATCGGGATCGCCCCCACCTTCGCCAGCATCGGGGCCTGGGCGTCACTGATGCTGCTGGTGGCCCGGCTGGTGCAGGGCCTGGCGCACGGCGGCGAGCTGCCGTCGTCGCAAACGTACCTGTCCGAGATGGCGCCGAAGGAAAAGCGCGGCTTCTGGGCCACCCTGATCTACACCTCGGGGACGGTGGGCATCCTGTTCGGCACGCTCCTGGGCGCCGTCCTGAACATGGCACTCAGCACCGAGGTCATGAACGCCTGGGGATGGCGCATCCCGTTCCTGATCGGCGCCGCACTGGGGCTGTACGCACTGATCATGCGGTCCCGGCTGCACGAAACCGAGGCGTTCGAAAGCGAATCCGCCGGCGCGAAGCGTGCTCCGATCTGGCCGCAGATTGTCCGCCACCGGAAACAGGCCCTGCAGGTCGTCGGCCTGACCGTCGGCCTCACGGTGATCTACTACATCTGGGGCGTGGTGGCCCCCAGCTACGCCACCACGGCACTGAAGATCGACCGCGGCGAAGCCCTGTGGGCCGGCGTCATCGGGAACATCGTCTTCATCGCGGCGCTGCCGCTGTGGGGCAAACTGTCGGACAAGATCGGCCGCAAGAAGGTGCTGTGGGCCGGCGCCATCGGGTCCGCCGTGATGCACTTCCCTATGACCTGGCTGCTGAAGGACTCTGCGTGGCAACTGGCCGTGGGTATGTCCGTGATGCTGGTCTTCATCGCAGCGAGTGCCGCGATTGTCCCGGCCGTGTACGCCGAGCTCTTCCCCACCAGCATCCGCACCGTGGGCGTGGGCGTCCCCTACTCCATCTGCGTGGCGCTGTTCGGCGGCACCGCCCCGTACCTGCAGCAGTGGCTCGGCACCACCCTCCACATGCCGGACCTGTTCAACGTCTACGCCGTCCTGCTGCTCGTGGTCAGCGCCGCATTCGTCTTCACCATCCCCGAGACCAAGGGCAAGGACCTCACCCGCTAG